The Oscillospiraceae bacterium genomic interval ATTTGTATCACAATACTGAGATTTTGTTGAAAAAAAACAGAGAAGTGGTATGGAGTATAGAAACTTCTGCCATTCAAGCCCGAACGAGTTTAGAACTCGAAATGGATTGTAATCTTGAAGAATTTTTAGAAATGTCTTCGGCAGTCGGCATAGATTTGGAAGGAACTCAGATTCGCGAGCAGATAAGAACCGTTGAAAGAAATAAAAAAATGCTGAAAATAATAGAAGTAGCAGTTAATCTTCTTAAGGAAAATCCTCAACTGGGTGAGGAATACTATTGGGTATTATTCTATACATATTTATCTAAGAAAAAACCGCGTTCAGTAGATTATGTAATTGATAATATGTATGAGCAAACCGGTATTTATATATCTCAAAAAACATATTACAAATACAGAAAAGCCGCTATAAATAAATTAAGTACAATATTATGGGGATTCACTTCAAAAGACACTCTTGATATAATAAATAGATTCGTATAAAAATATAGGTTTTGATACCTTAAAATATTTATGCTTATTTATATATGAGAAATAGTATCATTTAATTATATACTTATTCAATACTCTAGAATGTGTTTTAAAACATATTGCATTTTTTATATAAATAGGATATAATATTTGTAAGAAAGGAAGGTGCATATAATGTGTAGTAAGAGTCAATTAGATATGATTATAGAAAAAATTGTTGATTTTTCTAAAAAAGTATTTGGCGAAAAATTTCAAAGTGTAATTTTATATGGTTCTTATGCACGTGGCGATTATGATGAAGAATCTGATATAGATATCATGATAATGGTTGATATGAGCCGGGAAGAATTAAGAAAATACAGGGCAATGTATAGCGAATTGTTTTCTGATATAAATCTAGAAAATGGTGTTTTTTTAACTTCAAAATTACAAAGTAAAGAGTATTTTGAAAAATGGCAATATGCAATGCCTTTTTATCAGAATATATTAAGGGAGGGAATTAAGTATGCCTGAACAAAGTAAAATTGACCTTTCCTTATATAGAATAGAAAGAGCCGATGAATGTATCAGATCAGCATGTGTTTTAATGGATGCTGAAGAATATGCTGCGGTACTTAATAGAACCTATTATGCGATATTTCATGCAGTTCGTGCTGTGTTTGCATTAGATTGCATTGACAGAAAAAAACATTCAGGCGTTATTTCCTGTTTTCAGCAAAATTATGTTAAAACCGGATTGTTTGATAAAGAATATTCAAATATTGTGCAGGATGCTTTTGAAATACGCCAGGAATCAGATTATGAAGATTTTTATGTGATTTTAAAAGAGGATGTAACTTTGCAATTAGAGAATGCTAAAAAATTTGTGTCACAAGTAAAGCAATATGTCGAAAAACTTATTAATAGATGATAAACATACAAAAAACTCTTAGGAAATTTCCTAAGAGTTTTCTAATTTGTGTTAACGATTACCATGGGCTATGCCCATGGTTCAAAAAAAGCTTTTAGCTAGCACAAAATAAACAATACTGCTACGGACCTGAATATTTAAAACTAGAAGGGGAAAATGAACAATAAGATATGTCCTGTACGAACAATGAAATTTTCTAGAGTTTTACGAAATGTTATCGGACATGAAAATATCGTTAGATATTCTTTCAGGATTATCGTATAAAATATATGCGCCTCGTAAGCTTGATGCTTTTGGGGCGCATGTTATATTAAATATAAATAATTTTAATTTGAAGCATTTATTAAAATTAACAGTATTGTTAAATCTACATATTGTTGCAATTTCAAGTATCGTCATTTTCTTTTGTGTGTTGTTTAAGTAATTTAATGATGTGTCTATACGCCTTTGTATCTTCAATCTTTTTAATGTGCTTTTACGACTTTGTTTTTTCTTCTTTTCTTTTTGGTTATAATACTGTATAAGTATTCCTATAAGCTCAAGAAATTTTCTCTTTATAATATATTCATTGTTAGTTTCGGATACATCTTCAAATTTCTGCTTCATAGAAAGCATAGCTTTTTATCTTTTTTTGAAAATCTTGATTTATTTGAAATTCATGAAATAAAATCAGGTATATTTAAGATTTTATAAATACTTTAGCATATAAAAGATGTTGCTTACTTTAATTAAAATATTATAAATATGAATTTATCAAAATTATAACAAAGTAAAAAAAATCGAAAATAAAGTAAAAATAAAACGAGTAAAAAATTTTTTTATGTGTTATTATAGAAGAAAATATAATCTTAAAAACGGAGGGTTTTATAATGCACTTTACTGAAATTGCTATGGCTACACCTTTTGAAGGTGCACCTAAAATAAACATTGCCGATATTTATGGTGCGTCTCCAAATAAACCTATTATTTTAAGAATACCTGTTACTGGCAAAAGACCAATTGAGTATGGTGCAGAAAATTTGCCTGAAGGACTTACTTTAAAAGATGGTATAATTACAGGTAAAATAGAAAAAGAAGGGAACTATGAGGTTGTACTTTTGGCAAAAAATGAACTTGGATTTACCCAAAAGACTCTTACATTAGAAATCAAAGAAAACACAGTTCTTTTAACACCTCTTCTTGGCTTTTCAAGTTGGAATGCCTTTGGTTCAGATGTATCTCAAGAAAAAATAGAAAATATAACAAAGAAAATGATAGAATCGGGAATATGTGAATATGGTTATAGCTATATAAATACTGATTCAGGATGGCAAAAGGAATACGGTGGAGAATATGATGCTGTTATTGCCAATGAAAAATTCCCTGATATGAAAAAAATGTGTGATACTATTCATTCTTATGGTCTAAAATGTGGTATATATTCTACTCCTATGCTTACTGCCTGGGGAAGCCCTAAAGAGTATGAATATGTTCCTGGCTGCACACAGGGTGAGCCTGAAGAGATATTCTCGTTAACTAACACCGGAATTGGTAAAATAAGAAAAGAAAAAAATAATGTTATGCAATGGACGGATTGGGGATTTGATTATCTAAAATATGATTGGAAGCCTTGTGATCCATATAATGCAGAGCTTATGAGAAAAGAACTTATAAAATCAGAAAGAGATTTTGGCTTTTGCGTGACAGTTAATGCACTTTTTGATTATGTTAACTACTGGAGCAAATATACTAATAGTTATCGCAATAATGTCGATTCACGTGGCAAGTGGACTAATTTTATGAAAATTTATTCATCGTATGAACCATATACTTGTTCTATGAAAAAAGGTCACTTCTTTGATCTTGATATGCTTGATGTTGGTACTTGCGATTTGTTTAAAAATGGACTTAGAGATGGGCATACATTTACTGAGGATGAACAAATATTAGTATATTCCTTCCGTGCATTTATGGGCTCTCCAATTCAGATAAGCAGTACTCTTGAAAAACTTGATGATTTTGAACTTTCTCTTTATTGTAACGAAGAAATTATAGCTATCAATCAGGATTCTGCATTTTCATCGGCTAAACCATATATTAAACTTGAAGGTGATAATAGACGAGTTCATGTTTATAAGAGAAAGTTATCAGATGGTGGCTATGCTATAGGGATTTTCAATGTTGGTGAAACAAGAGAAATACCGGAAATCTACCTTGACGATGTTTCAAAAATTCGTGATGTATGGGCGAAAAAAGACATAGCGAATAATGATATAATAAGAGTTGCTCTTGAGCCACATACAGTAAGAATATTTAAAATTAACGAAATATAACTTACAATAAAATAAGTGTAATTTATACAAAAATACAATTAAAAAACCGACCTTATAAGTTAGATAAACTAACAAATATAAGGTCGGTTTTATATGAAATAAAATTCTATAATCTGAGATTTTGTTTTCGGAATTCTCTTGGTGAACAATCGTTGATTTTTTTAAATATTTTACAAAAATAGGTTTGATCAGTATATCCACAGTTATATGCAATTTCTGTTATAGGCAAATCCGTATTTACTATTAAAGAAACTGCATTCTTTATTCTTATGTGGTTTATGTAATCAGTAAGAGATAATCCGAGCGTTTTTTTAAAAGTTCTTGAAAAATATGAAGGATTGGTGTTAACATATTTTGCTATATTTGAAAGATTGATATTTTGATTGTAATGGTTATAAATATATTTAATTGCTTTGGTTATCGTGTCATTACTTTCTTCGCGTGCTGTGGATATTTGTTGTGTATCGTTAAATAACAGATCGTGTATATTGGCAAGTAGTTCGTATAAAAGATTATGTGTAATTTGTTCTGAAAAAGGTGTGCTTTTTTTATATTCGTTCTGAATTTTTGAAAAAAGTGAAAAAAACTTTTTCTTATACGCAGTGGGGATTACGACATGATTGTATTCAAAGCATTCCTTAAACATTTCAGAGCTTTTGCCAAGCCTATCAAATGCTTCCTCGGCGATATATATTTTTATATTGTCGCCATAAGGATTTTTAATACGTTTTGTCATATGGAGTTTGTTTTTTTTGATAAGAACAATATCTCCTGTCGATATATCAAAAAAGTCATAATCAATAAGATAACGCCTCTCTCCCGAAAACAAATAATATATTTCATAGCAACTATGATAGTGGAAATCGCCCATTTCAAGACTTAAATCTTCAGTGTAATTTTTTTCCTGAAATGCGATATCTGTGCAATTTACACGGTCTAAAGCAGCACTTCTTCCCATAAAAATCTCCCTTTTTATGTCATGTTTTTTATGTAAAATTT includes:
- a CDS encoding AraC family transcriptional regulator, translating into MGRSAALDRVNCTDIAFQEKNYTEDLSLEMGDFHYHSCYEIYYLFSGERRYLIDYDFFDISTGDIVLIKKNKLHMTKRIKNPYGDNIKIYIAEEAFDRLGKSSEMFKECFEYNHVVIPTAYKKKFFSLFSKIQNEYKKSTPFSEQITHNLLYELLANIHDLLFNDTQQISTAREESNDTITKAIKYIYNHYNQNINLSNIAKYVNTNPSYFSRTFKKTLGLSLTDYINHIRIKNAVSLIVNTDLPITEIAYNCGYTDQTYFCKIFKKINDCSPREFRKQNLRL
- a CDS encoding HEPN domain-containing protein, with the translated sequence MPEQSKIDLSLYRIERADECIRSACVLMDAEEYAAVLNRTYYAIFHAVRAVFALDCIDRKKHSGVISCFQQNYVKTGLFDKEYSNIVQDAFEIRQESDYEDFYVILKEDVTLQLENAKKFVSQVKQYVEKLINR
- a CDS encoding nucleotidyltransferase domain-containing protein, which gives rise to MCSKSQLDMIIEKIVDFSKKVFGEKFQSVILYGSYARGDYDEESDIDIMIMVDMSREELRKYRAMYSELFSDINLENGVFLTSKLQSKEYFEKWQYAMPFYQNILREGIKYA